TCCCGCCGGCGATTTCGGCGAGGTCCGCGAAGAGCTTCCACTCCATACGCGTTTTTGTGGTGGCTGGCCCTAAGCGGTTTCCGACCGCGGCCGGCCCCGTGCTCGACGTCGCCGGTCGCCCGCTCGCACTGTACTCGACGTCGCCGGTCGCCTCCTCGCGCTGCTCCAGATTCCGCTCAGGCGTCGTCGGTGGCCTTCCCGGCGGTCGCGTCGGGTTTCGACGCGGCGGTTTCGACGCGGCGGATGGCGTCGGGACGGCCGAGGACGTAGAGGGTGTCGCCGGCGGCGAGCGCGCGGTTCCGCCGCGGAATCGGCGTGATCGTCCCGCTCACGGGGCGAATCGCGGCGACGGTCGTCTCGACGTCCGCGACGGTCTTCCCGGCGAGCGCGGCGTTCTCCGCGATGTCGACGGCGGCCATGGTCTCGTCGGCGGCGCGGAGCACGGAGACGAACTGGCGCTCCGCCGCCTGCTCGCCCGGCAGGGTGACGAGGCGGTAGTCGTTCCCCGCGATTTTCGCGGCGTCCTGGTCGTCGAGCGCGAGCGTCACGGTGTCGCCGGCGACGCCGCGTATCTCGCCGGTCGCGACGCGCTCGTGGGGCTCCTCGCGCGTCCAGACCTGCACGAGGTCGCCGGGGCTCGCCGCGTTCGGCGGGTCCGCCGTGACGGCCGCCGCGGCGGTTCCGGGGCCGAGCGTCGGGCCGAGCCCGGACGCCCGCCGCCCGAGCGCGATGTACTCGACCGTGCCGTCCGCCGCGAGGTCGACGTCGACGTACCCGATGTCGTAGTCGTCCTTCAATCGGTTCGCCACGCGACCCCGGAGGTCTTCGACCGTCAGCCGGCGCGGGAAGAGGAAGGTCTTCCCCGCGACCTCCGCCTTCACCTCGTCCGTGACGGGGTCGTAGCTGTCGATGTCGTGGATGGTGTCGGGAACCTCGACGGCGACCACGCGGCCGACCGCCTGCACGATCTGGCCGACGTCGCCCTCGATTTCGCGCGCGCCGAGGAACGCCGACGTCCCCATCGCGGCGCGGTCGCCGACACGCTGCCCCGCCGGGCTGACCGCGACGGCGGCGGCGAACGCCGTGACGTTGAACACGACCGCGCCGAACTCCAGCAGGTCCGTCTGCCCCTGCATCACCTGCGCGAACGCCGTCTTCGTGTTGAGGTAGAGCGCGACGCTGGAGATCGCGGCGAGCACCGTGATTCCGGTGGCGACGCGGTCGCGGAAGTAGACGCGGTAGACGAACGCGACGACCGCCGCCGTGAGCCCGGCGAGCACGCTCAGCCCGACGATGCGCGCGATGTCGACGACGTCGATGCCGAGGACGGCGACCATCAGGCGACCGCCTCCTCGAACGCGTTCAGCGCGTCGCGACTCCCGGCGACGAAGACGTCGTCCCCGGCGGCGAGCGCGGCGCTCCCGCGCGGCGCGACGACCCACGACCCGTCGTGGCGGACGGCGAGCACGGCGACCCCGTAGGTGTCGTGCACGTTCACCTCGCCGATGGTCGTGTCGGCGAGCGGGCCGTCCGCGGCGAGCGTGAGCCGGCGGATGCGCTGCCCGGACCGCCGGAGGAGGGAGACGAGCTCGAACTCACGCCGGGTCCCCCGCGACCGCACGACGACCGGCGCGTCGACCGCGGCGAGCAGGCGGTCCGCGTCAGCGCGCGCCACGGCGACCGTGACGCGCCCCCGGCCGCCCGTCGTCGTCGGCGCGGTCGGCGGTGGCGTCTTCGCCTCCGTCCCGCCGTCCGTCACCGCCCCCGGATTCGCGTTCTCGCCTTCGCCCTTCTCGGGTTTCTCCGCCTTCCCCCCGCTCTTCGCGGACACGACCGTCCCCGAAATCGGCTCGTCGAGGAGGACGGTGACTTCGTCGCCGCGCGCCACTCCCGTCGGGACGAGCGCGTTGATGGAGACCGCGCGCCGGTCGCGGGGGACGCGACGCGACACGCCCGACATCGGCGGGGCGGCGACGACGGTCGCCCGCGCCCGCTCGTCGATGGTGACGTGCGCGTCGGCGAGGTCGAAATCCGACCGCAAGCGGTCCTCGAACCGCCGCTCCACCTCCGTCAGCGGGAGGTCAGCCGGGAACGTCCACTCGGCCTCCCGAATCCGCGACCGGACGTCCTCGCTCATCTGCGGGTAGCCCTCCATGTCGCCGACGTTCCCGACGATGGACACGCGGACCTCGCGGAGGCCGCCGACGAACTCGACGACGTCGCCCGAGAACCGGCGGTCGCGGAGCCCCCGCAAACTCAGGTGTTTCGGGAGCGTCCCCCCGAGCTTGTCGCCCTGCCCGTGCGCGTAGAAGGAGAGCATCAACACGACCGTCACCGCGGTGAGAAGCATCGCGGCGTTCGGCTGCGTGAGGAGCGTCGGGTCGTTGTACGCCAACAGCCCGCCGTTCACGCCCGCGATGGCGAGCGCCAGAACGACCACACCGAACCCGGGAATCGACAGGCCGGTGACGTACTTGAACCCGAACCCGAACCCGAACGCGACGAGCGCGGGAATGATGCCCGCCAGCAGGCCGAGATAGACACCCTGCAGGAGCTGGATGCCCGGAAATTCGATCGCCATACTCACCGCGACGGACGGCGGCGATAAACCGCTTTCCGTGCCGGCCGCCCGGTGACAGAGGAGTTAAGGACGGCCCGCCCCCGGGGACGGTATGGCGGTGTCCAGAGACCGGTTCGCTCGCTCGCAGTTCGTCTTCGGGGCGACACTCGCCGTCGGCCTCCTCTCCATCGCGACCGGCATCGTGAACATGAGCGGGCCGACGCGCGGCCCGCTCGCGGCCTACCTCCCGCCGATGGTCGTCGAGACCGCCGCGTTCACCGGCGCGCTCACCGGCTTCCTCATCGTCCTCTCCGCCTTCGGCCTCCGCCGCGGCCTCCGCGCCGCCTGGTACGCCGTCGTCGTCCTCCTCCCCGTCACCGCCCTCCAAGGATTCGTTCAGGCGAGCGT
This sequence is a window from Halocalculus aciditolerans. Protein-coding genes within it:
- a CDS encoding TrkA C-terminal domain-containing protein encodes the protein MVAVLGIDVVDIARIVGLSVLAGLTAAVVAFVYRVYFRDRVATGITVLAAISSVALYLNTKTAFAQVMQGQTDLLEFGAVVFNVTAFAAAVAVSPAGQRVGDRAAMGTSAFLGAREIEGDVGQIVQAVGRVVAVEVPDTIHDIDSYDPVTDEVKAEVAGKTFLFPRRLTVEDLRGRVANRLKDDYDIGYVDVDLAADGTVEYIALGRRASGLGPTLGPGTAAAAVTADPPNAASPGDLVQVWTREEPHERVATGEIRGVAGDTVTLALDDQDAAKIAGNDYRLVTLPGEQAAERQFVSVLRAADETMAAVDIAENAALAGKTVADVETTVAAIRPVSGTITPIPRRNRALAAGDTLYVLGRPDAIRRVETAASKPDATAGKATDDA
- a CDS encoding potassium channel family protein, producing MAIEFPGIQLLQGVYLGLLAGIIPALVAFGFGFGFKYVTGLSIPGFGVVVLALAIAGVNGGLLAYNDPTLLTQPNAAMLLTAVTVVLMLSFYAHGQGDKLGGTLPKHLSLRGLRDRRFSGDVVEFVGGLREVRVSIVGNVGDMEGYPQMSEDVRSRIREAEWTFPADLPLTEVERRFEDRLRSDFDLADAHVTIDERARATVVAAPPMSGVSRRVPRDRRAVSINALVPTGVARGDEVTVLLDEPISGTVVSAKSGGKAEKPEKGEGENANPGAVTDGGTEAKTPPPTAPTTTGGRGRVTVAVARADADRLLAAVDAPVVVRSRGTRREFELVSLLRRSGQRIRRLTLAADGPLADTTIGEVNVHDTYGVAVLAVRHDGSWVVAPRGSAALAAGDDVFVAGSRDALNAFEEAVA